The DNA region aaaacaaagcagagataTCCATGTGCTGAAAATGCTGGTAATGTTTTACCTGTTCTGTCAGAATAGCAAGAGTAAAGCCTATTTTGCTTAACAACTTCCAGGTAAGTGAATTCTGCAGGGCAAGCAGCCCTCAGGCTtctgtattttccttttttatatTCCCACTTCCTACAAGCCAGCACTCTGTTAGTTCATCCAGACCTCTGGGGAGGAATAGGTCTGACTTTTACAACACACTAACCTTGGGGTCATTGAGAGGCTGATACTGGGAAGACAGCACTGTTTTAAGATGGAATTGTGCTCTGTCTTGGTACTCAAAAGCAAGAGCAAAACATGCCATGAAGCCACACAATACTGTGACGGTGGATGCCTCACCTGGTTGTGAcaccatttgctttcttttagcccttctctttcttcagtCTGGCATGGGattatctttctctctttagTGCAATTTCAGAGACAGCAGTAACTAGCATCATCAGATTAGGTACTCTCAGCAGAAACAGCAGATAAAGAGACAAGCTCTGCCTTGGCTCTAAAGGAACTGGTGCTCACAAGTGAATTCTGAAACAGTGCTCTCAACAGTGACTGAAAACAAACCAGCTACTGGAAGTTAATATCTGAACAAGATCAAAGACTTTCTTCTTCTCATGGTCAATGACCACCAGTGACCACCACTGGTGCATAACAAGCTCGAATCTAAGGGGCGAGGCTCCACAGAAATACAGTAAACTATCCAGGCCTATCCACACAGTTCTCTGAGTAGGGAAACATGCAAAACCTCACGTGCACACTCACCCAGCAGACGTTCTTGCCCCTTCCCTCCCTACTGTCAGTGCAGCTGAGTCTAAAACACCCTGCAGGTGTGTGTAAGCTACAAGAGGGagtcaggctgcagaggcacacTTCTAATGATCAGTGATTCTCAGACCATCACAAATTAAGACACTTCCACGTGTGCTCAAGTTCAGGAAGTTTCCTGTACATAACTGGTACCATGAGGAGGTGCCCTATTCACCCGCCAGTTGATTTCCATTTCTCTCAGGTGCCTATGTAGTGTGCCTTAAGCACCCTGGTAAGGAGCACAGCAACGAAAGGCTGGTTGAGATGAACCTGGATTAATCCACTGCTACTAGAATCCTTGAGTTCCCACCAGGCACAACCACAACTCACAGATGAGCATGCTGACAGCTCTTTCCAACACTTTTCCTGTCAGTCTTGATGCTGGAGGCCTACAGGAGGAGTTTCTCTCTGTCCTAGCTAAAGATGAAACCAACCTGATGATAAATGGATGCTGTATGTTCAAACAGAAGCAACAGATTCTGAGTAATAATGAATGCATACAACTGCTCTCTTCAGACTGAACCCACTGAGATTTTTCTCATCCTTGGCATAACTGACAGGCTTCCAGTGTGCATGCTGGCCAAAGGAAAGGTGGCTACTCCATATCTCTCATTAATCACCCGACAGTCCACACTTTAAATTTTATATTCTGCAGTGAGACAACACTCCTCAAGGGGCTGTTAAAAACTGTCACAGCCATTGGAATCCACGGAACTGTAATATTTACAGCAATTGAAAATCTGGCCTAGTCTACATCAGCCTTCTCTGACCATTTTACTGAAAGAAGATGTCCAATCCAACTATATTTAGTCTAATAAACAATGTATTTCCTCTTCCTGTGTTTTTCAGACCAGATGTGCTGAGGCCTACCATTGTGGCCGAGTGTGATTTAACAGAACACTGCCAAAATGGAAAATTTCCCAGTTTAATCATATAATTAACTTGGACTTTTATTTCTTCCCCATCTTTTAAAAAAAGTTGGATTTAATGCTAACCTAAATGCAGTCTCTGCTAGCAACAAAAGGAGATGTTTATTTGGACAGGTTGCCTGGatggggttttgtgtgtttggggttttgttttgttttgttttttaatataaGCATTGGGTCAAGCTTTGGGATTAACACAACTCCAGATTTCACTTGCTAGAGGCATATTCCCAAGGATTTTAAGAATTTGCTTTAATATTTTTTTGAAACTTAAAAATAGCATCTCTATCCCTATTAGCTTCATCCCACTCAGCAAGCACTGATTTTGACCCTGTATTCCCAGTGGAGCTTGAAGCTAACATGAGCCTTTTTTAAACCTGCTGGCATCTACAACAGCATAATCTATAACATTACAAGTCAAACAAGAATGCCTCTCAAGCACACAAGAGAAGTCAGTGCTGAAAAGGCCAGATCCTGATCTTTCTTACACCACATCACATCCAGAATCATAAGCACTCCAATGGAATATGCTGACAACACAGTTTTGCTTCTCTCCTGACCCTAAATTAAACTGAGAGATTTCTGGCTAGTCCCCTCTGGCACCACAGGCCACTTTGTGCCACATCAATTTAAATCTTGGAAGACAGGAAATAGTTTCATCATCAAATTCACGTCACAGACTGAAAGCtactgcctttttctttccagaatTCTCAAATGGTCCTAAGAGCTCCCCCTGTTAAATGGCTTTCACACAGAACATTCTTATGCAActcgggcagcctgttccatctGGGAGCAGAAGGGCAGCTGCAAATGTCCAGAGAGGAAGGTGAATTAACAGAGCTTTTTTTTGGCCAGATGTCATTCCCTGTTTTGCATTGACCTGGGCTTCACACACAATCAGATATGAAAAACAGATATAACATagacatctcctctgctccacagaaTCTTGACTAAAAGAACTTTCTTGGTCTTTTGACAGCTACCACAGTAAGGAAGAAAGACTAATTCCAAATTAGGTCCCTGGGAAAAACAGCAATACTGGGACACACTTCCTCTATACTAATCTGTTTCTCACTGGTCATCCGAGCAGAAGCCTACAGAGAAGATGCTAACAGATGTGGAAATGGAGATTGCCAGCATCCTTTCCATTAGTGCCAACATATGCTGCCAATGCTGGTGACAGCAGCACCAACTCATGATCATCTTTTGACACCTAAATATAAAGCAATTTATCCCTAAAAAAATGCAGATTGACATTAGCTACAATACAAACTACTCTTCCTTGGAGTACCAGTTCTCTAGGATGCCAGACACCTGCCTAAGTTAACTTACAACTGTGTTTTTAAGTTGTTAATTAAAACTTAGTGTGCTGAGTTCAATGTTTTGAGActagctttttttctttcctttttttttccccctcctgtttTCAAGACACTGATTCAAGATGTAGATGTTCTGTATCTAATTAAACTACTTCTGGAGTTCAGCTCAGGTAGATCAAATGACCTCTAAAAATAGGTGCATTCACCCAGCAGCTCTAAGAATAGTGGTGAGCTCAATTAGTTAGGATGAATTAAGGTTAAACTTTTGGACAAATCATTCTACTGGGCTATCACTGAAGAATCATTAAACATCAGCATGTTTATAATTTCTAAGCATCTAAAAGCCACATAACTTCATTTTTTTGAGAGTTAAACCATGTCATTGCCAAAACTTACTTGGAAATCTTTCTTACTAGTACTCAAAGATGCTTTTTGTCTCTGTATCTGTATGTTCTTACAAAACCCTAAGCAACTCTGAACAAGTTCTAGGCAGTTTCTACCTCACATTTATCTTAAAATTCAGTGTAAGATTTCAAGAAATCAGTCATTTTAGCTAGAAATATACAAACTTTTCTTACCATTTCCAACCAAGGAAAGAACGCACAGGCTAAAAACAAGTGTTACTACTGACTGCATCAAGTTTGTCAGGCATTTAGATTGATGTAGGATACGCTGATTAAATGTAAAGAAAAGCATCTTCTATCACTAGATTCATTCAGTTAGCTCAGAATCATCAACAAGGAACATTTCAGCACAAGTTCTGTAAACCCGAAACACTCTAAAGATATGCAAAAGGTGCCGATATCACATCCTTTTCTTAAACCAAGCAATCCTCACCCCTAGGCTCACTGATTCTTTCATCacacttttccccttctcttttgaGCTCTTTCCTTAAGAAACAAACCCAGGCCTGGAAACCTTTCGGGTGAAGTGACATTTGCAAAAAAATATCTTAGGTTTTTCTACTTTCCTCCTTGATGATCAGGCAATGTTCTCCCACATCAACAAAAAATAGGTCTCTGGTTTTTTTTGGAATTAAACAACATAAGGCAATTAAATACTGAGAAGCCATCATGTGAACTGATGAACATGAACCTTCCCATCAGTAacgtggaagaggaggagctgaaCTGGATCTGATTTATAACCCCATGTCCTAGGCTGGGCCTGAGGATGACCATCACTTACAACAAGGAAGCAAATAATTGTTGCCTGCACAGGGAGCATCTTGCCCATGTTCTTTTAGGTAGCAGGAAGATGCTAAGCAGGTGCTTGCTAAACTGAAGGCcatgaaaaaaatcatttggCTCTTCATTGCAACATCAAACCTAATTCATAGGTTTCTGGCTGCCAAATCTCAAGTTACATGTCAATCTGATTTTGAAAGTTTACGCTTAACATGTCTGGGAGGTTCCCAAGTATCACTATCATccgtttcttcctcatcttcctgtTCTTCCAGCatttcatcttcctcctcattcTCATCAAACAGCTCTATTCCAAGTTCTAATCTTCTTTGCCTTTCTGCAAACCACTCCCTGACCTGCTCATATCCCATGTGAGATTTGGCTACCAGTTCATCAAGGTCTTGCTCATTAAGGAATTTGTGCTTCATATAATAGTCCTTCAGGATTGCTGTTCCAGTTTTGAATTTTATGACAGACATACCTCTGTCCCAGCAATTTAACCTCTTGCTTCCCCGAGGCCTCCCCCGaggcctccctctccccctcccttttggtcttcctctccctctctttcttgcaAAGCTCTGGCCATTCAGACTGTTTGCACCAGCACTCTGGTAATAATAATACCATTTCAATCCACCATTTTTCCAGGCATAGCGAGTATCTCCAAACCAGCTCACAATTTCTGATCTTGGGAGCccagtttcttctgccagcttGTTGTATTCTTGGGGAGATGGCCACTGAGTACGGACAAAAGAACTTTTAAGCATGTGCAACTGCTCTGGTGATTTTTTGCCTACTTTGCTTGAAGTGGAACACCCTGATTTTGCTCCTGTTGCTCCATCTCCCACAGATGtttctccagcctcttcttttgAGCTTCCAGCATTGCTCTCACTCAAGTCAGCTCCCTCTTCCTTCAAGACATCTGACTTCCTTCTTTCTGTAAACCAGGCATCAATCTCTCTCCTGGTCAGTTTTGTTTGGGCTCTTAATCTATTCATCTCTTCCTCGGTAAGGATAGGGTTGTTAAGAAAACTTGTTTGGAGAACTTGCAGCTGTTCAGCTGTCTTCTCTTTGAATTTCTGTGGGGTGAAATCAGGAAAAGGGCCCCACAGTGATTTGCTCTGTGGAGTGACTCCCGTTGGGGATTCATTCATTTCATCGCTTGAGTCAATAACAATGGTGGCACATGAATCACTGTTGAGATGAATCCCATGATTATTCTTTGAGTTTCTCTGATTGTAGCGTGTATCACTGAACCACTTCTTGATCTCTCCTTTAGTCAGGCCTGTTATTTTCATAAGTCTAACAATTTCTGAATCTTGAGGAAACTGATTTTTAAGGTAGCTGACTTTCAATTCTGCCAGCTGTTCTTTAGTTTTTTTTGCTCGGATGCCAAAGGAATCGGGATTCATCAGTGTGGATTCATTTTTGATAggctgaggggctggaacagcAGCTACTTGCTTGGTTTCTGCAACAGGCTGAGCGGTGTGAACCTGACTCTTCTGCaactgtgtttggtttgggaCTCCTGCTACAGTCAAAGCTATCGGGGCTGTTACTGGTAATGTATTTGCACCTGCAACTTGAGTAAGAACAAGTCCTGGCTGACCAACTATTTGGCATGTCTGTAAAATTGAAGGTAAACCATTGCTAGCAGCAGAAATGTGTGCTGGAATAACAGTAATAGTCTGTGGCACAGTATGCACCGTGCCATTAAATTGTTTCCTCCTTGCTTCCTCCACTTCCTCCGGTGTCCAGCTCACACCATGTTTCAGACGCTGCGCAGAAAACCAGATTTTAATCTGCTCCTCTGTGTACTTAGCTTGAGTGGAAAGCACAGTGATTTCCGACATAGTTGGATACGGAAATTTGTTGTAGGTGTTAAGCAGAAGAGGATTGTTATCCAAAGCAGTATTATAGGCTGGAATGCTGTTTACAGGTATTAGGACTTTTGGAATCAGGTTTGAGTTCTGTGGAGCTGCAACAGCTGTTATAACTTGTGCTACCCCAGGCTGAAGCattggtgctggagtcactaccgcaccagccacatctgctgcaCTGCAAACAACCGAATGGCTCGCTTTTGACTCCGAGACCAGTGGTGGCGGGTTTTCTATTACTTCTTCAGAGTTTGGCTCATTATCAGTTCCCTTTTCTTCACCAGGAATGTCATCAATTACATTGTGGAAAACAGCAATACGTTtagtttcagttttgtttttcatCATTTTCATTATAGGAGTTTTGCTAATTGAGATCCCCGACGAGGGGGGCTCAGAAGAGTCGGCCTGTTCAGCATTTTCTTCTTTAACAAAACTCCCATCAAAAGTGAGATCGTTTACTGTTTGTTCAAAGATTGTCTGATTATTACGTTTCACCATAGTCAATTTAAAATTTTCCTCTCCAGGGTGGTACTTCAAATTGTGTTCTGAGAGAGCATCATATCTTTTGGTAAGAAAATTGCATTCTACGCAAAGGTAGGATGAATTTAACACTACGTTGGGATGTTCTGAGTCCACATGGAAAGTAAACATATTGAGATCTGGAGTTTGAAAAGTACAGTATTTACACTCATAACCACCTTCTACTTTATTTGTGTTTTTCTGATTGTCTGAATCCACATACTCATGAACATCCTCATCACTTGTTACACTCTCTGCTGTAGGGTTCTCTGCTGGCGTGAGTACAGGTGGTCCTTCCTCCAAGTCTGATACCATTTCTAGATCCGGATCCTGCTCGTTGGCTAAGACCATGCATGGTGTTGTTGATTTTCTTTTACTTGCCATGCCTGTTATGTGAAAATGATACTGACTGGTCAGATACAGACTTAGCTTCAAGCTCTTCTTGATTAATAATAATGGCTTTCGGTACTTCAAGTTAGCTCTTGTAAAGTCTCAACATTTATCCCATTAGCAGCTTTTTCTTTTGTAGTGCAATCAGATTAAAAACAGATAGTTGAGGATGAAATGTTGAGACACACTGTTTTAAAGTCCACATCCACCACCTGTAGCAAAGAAGAGACAGTGGAATTAGTTCAATTTAAAGAGTAACTTCTATTCTGCTACATATTTTGCCTTAAGGTCTTTGGGGGTCAATCTGCCACTGTTCATCCCCTGAAACCAGCAGACCCATTCCAAGAAAAAGTTACTCAAAGCTAAGTTAAGAAAGGCAAAATCCAATCCATTCATTACAGGCTGAAGTGTGTTTGTGTCAAGGCACTGAAAGGCATAAAACACAGGATGGTGTAAAAGAGGTAACTTTCTGTTCCCCTCTCTTCAGAAGCCTTATTCTTGGCACAATGCTGAGGTCAGTTGTCCCACATAACTTCTGCAGTCTTGCCTTTGGATTGCTTCGCTTAAGCTATGACaacttctctcaacctctctgTGAGCTCAAGTCTTTTCTATCACAAATTCAGGCCCCATATGACTTCTCTGCTACTGACTCTTATTCTTTCATGGCACAGGTTGCGAAGGTTCCTGGAAAAAGGCAGCTTTGGAGTGTTTTTCTATTGCATTATATGTGTGAGCACAAGCTGGTGCAAAGTCTTTCTCCCAAGTCTGAAATCGAGCAAAACAATGTCTTTTTAAGGCACTCTGACAAACAAAAGAGGACTGTCTTTTCTTCCTAGTTCTCCAAATGTAATTCACCAATTGAAGACCAATTCCAAACTGATAAAAGTTGATTGCTAGCACATGGCAATTAACTAAAAGCTGTTTTCATGCCTCTGTGCATTAACAGGGacatgattgattctgtgaactgtacGGGAGAGAAGCAGAAGCCAAACAAAATGATGTATTTTTTTGTTTACAATTCCTTATCCATTTCTAAGAAATACTAAGAACCATCAAACAAATAATAGAATAAATACCATCTTAAATAGCACAGACTGGAGAGAATTTTATCCCCCAGGGACCACCACTAGTCTGTTGGAAATTGCGCAAAAACTTCTGCAGAGAGTTATAAACTGCAATAGTTTTCTTCTTCAAACAAAATCAGACATTGATTTTTCACAGCAGAAGCCCCAGAGGTACAGGATTTTTAGACAATGGAATATCATCTACTTCCCAAAGTGGAGACATGCTCAAGTTCATGGGGAATACTCAGTAGCTGTTTCAGAAGGTTTATAAAGGAAAGAGCATTTAACAGGTTAAAAACAGAAGGCTTTGTTCATGACAAAGTCTTAGAGGAAAAAGAATACTGTTAAAGGAAGAAAGGCAGTTACAGGAGATGGGAAAGGGATAAGAATTGCTATTTCTCACTATATAAGGCAGTTCTTTCTATTTTATCATGGGAGGGTAGACGCTGTGGAAAGAAAGATAAATAATTATTAGCATCACATTTCTTCGTTAGGCAAAAGACAGAAGTGTTCATCTGTagctgccacccagtgctgCTCTGTAAGCTCTGTTTTTGAAACTGTGTGCCTGACCTCACTTTTTCATAAATATCCTCCCCAAATGTTTTTAACAGTCACCCTCTGCACTACTTCTGTGCTTACATCCAATGTGCACAGCCTGACATGATAGGCTTTTTTATGCCAAGGATACAGTTACACAGCATAAAGGACACTGACAATACTCAATAAATCGTGGATGATCATCATTCTGGGATGACAATCATTTAATAGTACTTAAGTTGAAAGATACCCTTCTTCCACAAGTTAATGCTGGCAGTCTGTAAAACTGCACAGAAGTGTAAGAGGtatttattttaatatatatatccAAAGTATGTATTGAAGGCCGTCTCATtaatctttgcagtgagagaaaGCATGAAGCAAAGCTAAATGGATCCATTTGTCTCCATGTGCTGAGGGGCAAGAGATAGAGCATTATTAACGGCACTGCTTCTCTGTAGGGCAAGAGGGCTCTTGACAAAAGAAAGACAACTGCCAAGACTCAACGTTGAGCAATGCTCTTGGGGGAGAGCTGGGTGGTATTACCTAATCTTTCTGCGATCTTGAGTAAAATTTCAAACATGCCAGAAACGCCCATTTTCAAAAGCTACTTAACAGCTAGTTTGCTGTCTGAAGTTGCAGTTTGAAAAGTGCCTGTGATAATTCTACAGCACTTCATGCCCAGTTCAGCAGGTAGTATCTATACAGAGGGCACCCTGAGTGAGTGCAAGCACTCGCTGAGGTTTCCGTTCCAGTATGACACGGAGCACAAGTGAAAGCAACTAACATGCAGTGTTGAAGCAGCCTGCAGATAAAGCTGGATATAATAAATAATAAGGGAAGCCTGTCCAGCAAATCAGTAAGTGTTTTTCTTCAGCCCCTCACTTACCAAATGGCATTCATAGTCCCTGTAAGCCTACAGGCCCACATGCAACTGCATCACTTGCAGCCTTTTAGCTAAATCTCTGTATCACATCTGTTACTGAGGTTCGGTTTCACTCACCGTGCACCGGAAAATTATCTCATCCCTTCACTGTCTACCAACAGAGCAACATGTCTCTGATGCAAGTAGGCCTCAGAAAAAGGGAGCTGCACCTATGCTCTTCTGACTACACTACCTAAGATTACAAGAAAAAAGATACTGTGATTTCAAAATCCTATTTAATCAGGACAGTGAAGAGATACAACAACATTCACTAAAATAGCAGTAAAGCAAGAGGCTTACAaaccctcccagccttcctTCTCTCACAGACTTTACAGATACCTCCATTTCGTTCTCCTTGGTGCTAAAGGGATTATTccatctgcagagccctgcttgACCTATTCTCTCAATTTACCAGGGGATTATGAAATCTCACACTCCAGCAGTTTATCAAACCAATTTTGCATCACCCTTGTACTTCAGCTCCTCGACAACACTTCCACTGTAGTGCTCACAAGAATGCCATGTGAGACCTTTCTGTGTATCTTGACTTCAGATGAATCCACACTGTTCTGACAAAGAAAGGTTTTGACAAATCCACCTTTTTAAAAACCTTGTTACAATTGTATAGTTTCTTACAGTCTGATTTTTAGTAAACTCTTCCTGTATCATCCTGAGAAGAAAGATCCTATTAACTGATCGATGATTCCTTTCatgttctcctcctctgctcatgCCTCTCCCTTTTCAAGACAAGGTACTATGTTTGCCTGTGTAAAGTTCTCTGAGATCTACTCCTCAGCCTCCATGAATTCCTGAAGATCATCAGTATGTAGTTCAGAGATTGCTTTGGCTTCTCCCTTATGTACTTTACATCAAATACCTGACTTAACATTGATTAAGACTTTCTAGTTTTATCTGGACTGTATTTTTATCCCTCATTGTTAACACTGAATCTGTACATTGTGCAATTAATGTTTGTAATTAAATACTTCAGGTGTTTGCTTTATgtcaaaagcagcatttttcaATAAAAGAATCTGGATAAAAAACTACTTTCACTTCATTGCACTCTTAATCTCTCCAGACATTAATCAATTCAATCCTCTTCCATATTTTTACCACAGATTTTCATACAATTGACATTCCTAGCAAAACCAATCCATGGAACACACACTGTAAAGGAAGACACAAAAAGGGCAGGTGCATTCTTTTTGAAGGTCCGAGTTCTTATATTTATCTTTGAGCAGGGAACTGCTCAGACAGTGCTTCCTTAGAAACAGACATAAACAGTTAATCCCAATTCATTAACAACTATATGATGACTTATTCTCCAGAGTGGAATTCAACATTCAAAGTTGTTTCTGTAACAGATCTGGATAACAATTATATAAATATTTTCTAAAAGCAGGCAGAAACCTTCTGCCCCTTTGATTATagcttcagaaggaaaagatgAAGCGTTCACAGCAGAAGACATATTCAGAAGAATCTGTTCCTAGCATACATTTTTTACCCATCTCTTCCTTGCCTCCAAGGAGGAAGGTCAGGAGTAGCTGATGgagcaagaaaaagaaatgagatTACAGAATGCATTCACTGTGTGTTCAGGTTGTATGCCTTATGAAAAGGGATTTCTCCCTGTTTGCTGCATGACACTTCCACTGTGCAGAAAAAGCATGCCAACAAGACATCCATACCCAAACAATGTGATTTTAAGAATATGCACAGTTTCTCAGGAGAAGATGAAGCAATGGAAATGGCTTCTAACTTCTAAAATCACCCAGTTTACAAGTTGCCTACAATGTCTCTCAGCACAGAAAACATTGCCTTGTCTTTTCCTTATAGCATCACATTAATCCATAACATGTAATTGATGATCCTTCATTTAGCCTCCTCCTAACTATTTGAATTTGTTCAGTGTAGATGTATTCATGTCAGAAACCTATCTGCACAGAGCTCATTGTAGGCTAACCTGCTCTCATCTGTGCTACCTCTCAGCAAGAAGGGCAAAGGGCTTTGCTTTACAGTGCCATTTTCTTTAGTTGTTCATTATTGCCAAAATTCAGGGGGCATTATGCTTATGGCTCCAAAATAAAGCCAAATCTCTATCTAAACCTTGCAATATTCACATTTGACTCTGGTTTAAAACGAGATCTGGTTTTAATTCAACACAAGAGCAAAACTTGTCAAACTGATTTCAGCAGGACTTCACATGTGCTACAAAGATAAGGGCATTCTTTGGGTCCCTGCTGCATTACGACTTGAAATGAGTGAGGCAGTACCAAATGTTACTGGACTGCGTGCCTACACACATCTTCAGGGTACGCCAAAGCCAGACCCATGCTGGAGCACTAGGATGCCAATaaagcccagcagaggctgaagggagcctgccATGGGACTTTGTTTCTAGACTTTCTCAGTTACTTCCTATCCTCACCGGTTTTAATGGGTAACAAGCAGGTTCCATCAAAGTAAACTTCAGAATTTCAGGTCACGACTGACTACTAAACAGCCCGGTTTACCAGTCTCTATTACAAAATATCCTACAGTGAGCACAGCAACTTGTGTCATTGCTTTTGACACAAAAAGTCCTAACTGTTTTTTATGTCTGATCCCATAGAAGCTCCTGATCAAATGTGACAAGTACTTAATGATCACAGGTGCACTGATCAAGAAGTACCTGTAAGACGTATGGCACAGAGGTCTGCTCTTCAACAACACACACATGTATTGTCTATGTGATCTGGTCACCTTGGCAGCTAAACCTCAGAAAGACAGGTTGTTTGTCTTAttgtttttctttgtatttttctgACCTCTAAAGTGCTCAATTCAAATTGTGAGCACTCAGGACTTTAAACATCAAACACCTCTGCATGATTACTCTTGAAAGCAAGCATCAGACTTAGGTATGCCATAAAATGGCAATAGAGTTGAGAATACTTGTTCTGCATAGTTAcagctctgttttcttttgcctgctgtgctgttacacagaacaaggaaaggaggaagaaataaaTTATTGACAAGAAAAAATTTAAAATGTCTTTTGGGTTGAATAAACATGTAATTCAACCCCCAGAATGTTTCATACTGACTTAAAAACCCCAGAAGAACAGTAAAAAAATACTCATTTTTGAGATCATATATTAAAAAAGTTTTGCTTTGAAGCATCAAAATAAaaggttttattttcctgggaTTTCCTTCTTTAAAATGAAACAATCTGCAACAGACAAGATTTCACAAAATGTTCCTTTTTACTTCAATCTACTTATTTTTCCCCCAGATGAAAAATTAATGGAGACTTCTCATTTCCCCAAGCCTTACTCTAGTGCTGGAAGCACAAGACCTTCCTTCCACTTCCTGGAGTCCATGTCCCCGGAATACCTTTCAGCTTCTTCAGGGACCAGAGCAGCAGTTCTACAGATGGTCTCCTTAGCCAGATAGCCCGACTCATTCCCTAATCATTCCTCATGCTGTACAGGAACCCCTGCTCTTCTGAAGGTGACACAACTCAGCACAGattgtctcctcttctccccctcctccactGCAGCTAACCGTACATACCCTTGTCACATTGGGAAACCAGATTTCAGCTTGGCTGCTATCTGCTTTCATTAATATTTG from Pogoniulus pusillus isolate bPogPus1 chromosome 14, bPogPus1.pri, whole genome shotgun sequence includes:
- the ZHX1 gene encoding zinc fingers and homeoboxes protein 1 codes for the protein MASKRKSTTPCMVLANEQDPDLEMVSDLEEGPPVLTPAENPTAESVTSDEDVHEYVDSDNQKNTNKVEGGYECKYCTFQTPDLNMFTFHVDSEHPNVVLNSSYLCVECNFLTKRYDALSEHNLKYHPGEENFKLTMVKRNNQTIFEQTVNDLTFDGSFVKEENAEQADSSEPPSSGISISKTPIMKMMKNKTETKRIAVFHNVIDDIPGEEKGTDNEPNSEEVIENPPPLVSESKASHSVVCSAADVAGAVVTPAPMLQPGVAQVITAVAAPQNSNLIPKVLIPVNSIPAYNTALDNNPLLLNTYNKFPYPTMSEITVLSTQAKYTEEQIKIWFSAQRLKHGVSWTPEEVEEARRKQFNGTVHTVPQTITVIPAHISAASNGLPSILQTCQIVGQPGLVLTQVAGANTLPVTAPIALTVAGVPNQTQLQKSQVHTAQPVAETKQVAAVPAPQPIKNESTLMNPDSFGIRAKKTKEQLAELKVSYLKNQFPQDSEIVRLMKITGLTKGEIKKWFSDTRYNQRNSKNNHGIHLNSDSCATIVIDSSDEMNESPTGVTPQSKSLWGPFPDFTPQKFKEKTAEQLQVLQTSFLNNPILTEEEMNRLRAQTKLTRREIDAWFTERRKSDVLKEEGADLSESNAGSSKEEAGETSVGDGATGAKSGCSTSSKVGKKSPEQLHMLKSSFVRTQWPSPQEYNKLAEETGLPRSEIVSWFGDTRYAWKNGGLKWYYYYQSAGANSLNGQSFARKRGRGRPKGRGRGRPRGRPRGSKRLNCWDRGMSVIKFKTGTAILKDYYMKHKFLNEQDLDELVAKSHMGYEQVREWFAERQRRLELGIELFDENEEEDEMLEEQEDEEETDDSDTWEPPRHVKRKLSKSD